From the Oleiphilus messinensis genome, one window contains:
- a CDS encoding YihY/virulence factor BrkB family protein has translation MNLQTLKLTVEQWLFSPESRYHGPERIAHRCSRIIYAVGRDLVNGQLTLHAMSLVYTTLLSMVPLLALSFSVLKTLGGHNELTPLLENAFSPFGEQGPEIVANILGFVDRIKVGVLGSVGLALLVYTVISLVQKIERSFNFIWRVPQLRSIGQRFSNYLSVIVIGPLLVASAIGATASIMSSSIVQALVAIEPFGSMILLLIKFAPFFFMIGAFTFIYIFMPNTSVDFRSALIGGIAGGMAWQTCGLLFASFVVSSSDYQAIYSGFALGIILLIWIYLNWMILLLGAAISYYVQNSEKICKASKVHSSPRLDERIGLAVMFRVAKRFDRGETSYKISELERQLSAPPQITRRVTDNLVNSGMLAISGDRSDRYVPGCSIDHIPMSKLLKVIRHDDQQVAAHMPLLDCDELISTLESVVDDKLQELTLADLVRRDEKAG, from the coding sequence TTGAATCTGCAAACCTTGAAATTAACTGTCGAGCAATGGCTTTTTTCTCCGGAAAGCCGTTATCACGGGCCAGAGCGGATCGCACACCGATGCTCCAGAATTATTTATGCCGTGGGGCGGGATCTTGTAAATGGTCAATTGACTCTGCATGCCATGAGCCTGGTATATACAACGTTGTTGTCCATGGTGCCTTTGTTGGCATTGAGCTTTTCTGTACTCAAAACCCTCGGTGGTCATAACGAACTGACACCGCTACTGGAAAATGCATTTTCACCTTTTGGCGAACAGGGGCCAGAGATCGTGGCCAACATACTGGGCTTTGTTGACCGTATAAAAGTGGGGGTACTAGGCTCTGTGGGCCTGGCTTTATTGGTGTACACCGTTATTTCACTTGTGCAGAAGATCGAGCGCTCCTTTAATTTTATCTGGCGCGTGCCCCAATTACGTTCTATCGGTCAGCGGTTTAGCAATTATTTGAGTGTAATTGTGATTGGGCCTTTGCTCGTGGCTTCTGCGATTGGTGCCACGGCATCGATTATGAGCTCTTCAATCGTGCAAGCCTTGGTTGCCATAGAACCCTTTGGTTCGATGATTCTGCTTCTGATCAAGTTTGCGCCATTCTTCTTTATGATCGGCGCGTTTACTTTCATCTATATTTTCATGCCCAATACTTCCGTTGATTTCCGTTCAGCATTGATTGGTGGTATTGCTGGTGGCATGGCGTGGCAAACTTGCGGGCTGCTCTTTGCCTCCTTTGTGGTTTCTTCTTCTGATTATCAGGCAATTTATTCCGGATTTGCTTTGGGTATTATTCTGTTGATCTGGATCTATCTTAACTGGATGATCTTGCTGCTGGGTGCGGCGATATCTTATTACGTACAGAATAGTGAGAAAATTTGCAAAGCGTCGAAGGTACACAGTTCTCCTCGACTGGATGAGCGGATCGGGTTGGCCGTTATGTTCAGAGTTGCAAAGCGATTTGACCGTGGTGAGACGTCATATAAAATTTCTGAATTAGAGCGTCAATTGAGTGCGCCTCCACAGATCACCCGTCGCGTGACCGACAATTTAGTAAATTCCGGAATGTTAGCCATTTCCGGTGACCGGAGTGACCGATATGTCCCTGGCTGCTCGATTGATCATATTCCAATGAGTAAGTTACTCAAGGTCATTCGTCATGATGATCAGCAGGTCGCTGCGCATATGCCGTTACTGGATTGTGACGAACTGATCTCTACTCTGGAGTCTGTGGTGGATGATAAGCTGCAAGAGCTAACCCTTGCAGATCTGGTGCGACGTGATGAAAAAGCTGGATGA
- a CDS encoding ATP-binding protein: MKMPIYSPLVIKFFVKAALPVFVLLVAANLIFLDIKSEETKTLYIEQFTDQTNLLANQLSIPIWSLDRQTSHAILEGMLEDDGVRCVVLDEFETYKETIRHRFEAGSCENLSLFGQPLEEQSNTHSIMADIEFDFDGEAIKIGRVKMIIDLSTVNRQLYATAKKEMIFFFLYVMIFMVGFHFAFNATVLRPLNKVKESILHYQQTGERQDVDWSSNDELGRVIEHFNDNQRRAGQFEEELREKNRRLDTALKEEENARNTAEMATQAKSEFLANMSHEIRTPINAILGLSQLLSKTRLDSKQSGYLKHMVNSASVLLEIINDILDFSKIEAGKLEIESAVFDLFALIDRLADVHSHGAAEKNLNLSFSVDPKLPRWLISDEIRLSQVMLNLISNAIKFTQSGYVKVELNCLELDESNAHVEVMVRDSGIGINPKQQERLFQSFTQADGSTTRKYGGTGLGLAISQSIIKQMGGEISIESAEGEGSTFSFDLDLKWEQRSRDPWYDQLTTNIALIVVGKSSNVNAISTCFRQTNAKVFILPGKDEALPRIDSLSELGFQIALFWDYASTESTILEVEELFRERCAVIIPILDLKELEGVQSQLDSMGYPLPLLKPATPGRVGEVMERCIPDLEFKATKSGKPKVSEVRAPSTAQNLAGPPRLSPMNQQGVPSFAGNRILLVEDNEVNQVVACEMLELTGANVHIAENGQVGVDFLKESGDSVDLVLMDLHMPVLDGLGATKAIREDLKLDLPIVALTANATTKDRMTCLESGMNDFLSKPIDGERLYAVIGQFIKSKVAELAQLQSIGPEESEAGAVPEAPVQVPAQIGGAGNTKDHAMSLSYSGELIEMDDVRKRFGTQIKIFPKIVESFIKSFSDFEDQFEQSNASEDLEEMYRLAHSLKGGAANIGARKLSELAAELQDRLKTPEDIRPALEWAPWVIDCLRKTIAEAESLVSDTVIKTP, from the coding sequence ATGAAAATGCCGATTTATTCACCTTTGGTGATTAAGTTTTTTGTCAAAGCGGCCTTACCGGTCTTTGTGTTACTTGTTGCCGCAAATCTGATTTTTCTGGATATCAAAAGCGAAGAAACAAAGACGCTTTATATCGAGCAATTCACCGATCAGACTAATCTGCTTGCCAATCAATTGTCTATTCCTATCTGGTCTCTGGATCGTCAGACCTCCCATGCCATTCTTGAGGGCATGCTGGAGGATGACGGGGTTCGCTGTGTGGTTCTGGATGAATTTGAAACCTACAAAGAAACCATTCGGCATCGCTTTGAGGCGGGGAGTTGCGAGAATCTTTCGTTGTTTGGTCAGCCCTTGGAGGAGCAAAGTAATACACACTCGATCATGGCTGACATTGAGTTTGATTTTGATGGAGAGGCGATCAAAATCGGTCGCGTAAAAATGATCATCGATCTTTCCACAGTGAATCGGCAGCTCTATGCAACCGCGAAAAAAGAAATGATCTTCTTTTTTCTCTACGTCATGATCTTTATGGTTGGCTTTCATTTTGCGTTTAACGCAACAGTACTTCGGCCTTTGAATAAGGTTAAAGAATCGATATTACATTATCAGCAAACCGGTGAGCGGCAGGACGTGGACTGGAGCTCGAATGATGAATTGGGCCGTGTCATCGAGCATTTTAATGACAACCAGCGCCGGGCAGGGCAGTTCGAAGAAGAGTTGCGTGAGAAAAACCGGCGTTTGGATACCGCACTCAAAGAAGAAGAAAACGCTCGAAATACCGCAGAAATGGCGACTCAGGCAAAAAGCGAATTCCTGGCCAATATGAGTCATGAGATCCGCACACCTATCAATGCCATTCTGGGCTTGTCACAATTATTGTCAAAAACCCGCCTGGATTCAAAGCAATCCGGTTATTTGAAACACATGGTTAACTCTGCAAGTGTACTCTTGGAAATTATCAATGACATCCTTGATTTTTCCAAGATTGAAGCCGGAAAGCTGGAGATAGAAAGCGCAGTATTTGATTTATTCGCGTTGATTGACCGCTTGGCCGATGTGCACTCTCACGGAGCCGCGGAAAAAAACCTGAATTTAAGTTTTAGTGTCGATCCCAAGCTTCCTCGTTGGTTGATCAGTGACGAGATCCGGTTGAGTCAGGTGATGTTGAATCTCATCTCCAATGCAATCAAATTTACACAGTCAGGCTATGTGAAAGTGGAATTGAATTGCCTTGAGTTGGATGAGTCCAATGCCCATGTTGAAGTCATGGTTCGGGATAGTGGTATTGGAATCAATCCAAAGCAGCAGGAGCGGTTGTTTCAGTCGTTCACTCAGGCAGATGGGTCTACAACTCGAAAGTATGGCGGTACCGGACTGGGTCTTGCGATTAGTCAAAGTATCATCAAGCAAATGGGGGGCGAGATTTCGATCGAGAGTGCGGAAGGAGAAGGCAGTACTTTTTCATTTGATCTTGATTTGAAGTGGGAACAACGCTCGAGAGACCCTTGGTATGATCAACTGACCACCAATATCGCCCTGATTGTTGTGGGTAAGAGTAGTAACGTAAATGCTATCTCGACCTGCTTTCGGCAAACCAATGCCAAAGTTTTTATTTTGCCCGGTAAAGACGAAGCGTTGCCCAGAATAGATTCGCTGTCCGAGTTGGGCTTTCAAATTGCCTTGTTCTGGGATTATGCCTCGACAGAAAGCACAATATTGGAAGTGGAAGAATTATTCCGGGAGCGTTGTGCGGTCATTATTCCGATTCTGGATTTGAAAGAACTGGAGGGTGTCCAGAGTCAGCTGGACTCCATGGGTTACCCCTTGCCACTTTTGAAACCGGCAACGCCCGGGCGTGTAGGGGAGGTTATGGAACGTTGCATCCCTGACCTGGAGTTTAAGGCCACAAAATCAGGAAAGCCAAAAGTGTCTGAGGTCAGAGCGCCTTCAACCGCTCAAAACCTCGCCGGGCCACCTCGTTTGAGCCCGATGAATCAGCAGGGTGTTCCGTCTTTTGCTGGCAATCGAATTTTGTTGGTGGAAGATAACGAAGTCAATCAGGTTGTCGCTTGTGAGATGCTGGAGCTAACCGGTGCGAATGTGCATATCGCAGAAAATGGTCAGGTCGGGGTCGATTTTCTCAAGGAATCCGGTGACTCGGTCGATCTGGTATTAATGGATTTGCATATGCCGGTATTGGACGGGCTGGGGGCCACAAAAGCCATTCGTGAGGACTTGAAACTTGATTTGCCGATCGTCGCGTTGACAGCAAATGCGACAACCAAGGATCGAATGACTTGTCTTGAATCGGGTATGAATGATTTTCTGTCAAAACCTATCGACGGTGAGCGCCTTTATGCTGTCATCGGCCAGTTTATAAAAAGCAAAGTGGCTGAGCTGGCTCAGCTTCAGAGTATCGGTCCGGAAGAATCGGAGGCAGGTGCAGTGCCTGAAGCCCCGGTTCAAGTGCCGGCGCAGATTGGAGGCGCTGGAAATACCAAGGACCATGCCATGTCGTTGAGTTATTCCGGCGAGCTGATTGAAATGGATGATGTTCGTAAACGTTTTGGTACCCAAATAAAAATATTTCCTAAAATTGTGGAGAGTTTTATCAAGAGCTTTTCTGATTTCGAAGACCAGTTTGAACAATCAAATGCCTCTGAGGATCTTGAAGAAATGTATCGTTTGGCGCATTCTCTCAAAGGTGGCGCAGCAAACATTGGTGCTCGCAAACTTTCAGAACTGGCTGCGGAACTCCAGGATCGCTTGAAAACACCAGAAGATATTCGTCCTGCACTGGAGTGGGCACCATGGGTTATCGATTGCTTGCGTAAAACTATTGCGGAAGCAGAAAGTCTGGTTTCGGACACCGTTATCAAAACTCCCTGA